From the Solibacillus sp. FSL R5-0449 genome, one window contains:
- a CDS encoding GerAB/ArcD/ProY family transporter: MKNKLQIGTNEMFNAPLLFYIICASQVGVGVHGFQAVIYQNAKHDAWISIIISFLVAYLSVFMSLKLLKMYETEDIFGVNLDLFGKYIGNFINLLLVIYSSLAFFAIIRNYTDVINAWVFPELKPSFIMITLMILVVYAFTAGLRTIIGICFFSFFLGLWIPVALIIPLNYANVNYLLPVFSADLVELLKGAYYMTFTVAGFEVIHTLYPFIKEKEKAKKYVSLGLFFTMFLYLFVMIVTLTFFSGEQLERTIWATLSLFSNIRLPFLERIELITVCFWMIVILPNLCLYAWSAFRGMKRIANISEMKFILGMFSLIFIGSFFIETRSEIYEFNNKFGYMAFIIVLIYPMVLYLIAYIKNSVSRQRAGKE, translated from the coding sequence ATGAAAAATAAATTGCAAATCGGAACAAATGAGATGTTTAATGCTCCTCTACTTTTCTATATAATTTGTGCTTCCCAGGTTGGAGTAGGGGTTCATGGATTTCAGGCAGTAATCTATCAAAATGCAAAACATGATGCCTGGATTTCCATTATTATTAGTTTTTTGGTCGCCTATCTTTCGGTATTTATGTCATTGAAGCTATTGAAAATGTATGAAACGGAGGATATTTTTGGCGTTAATCTCGATCTATTTGGCAAATATATTGGGAATTTTATTAATTTACTTTTAGTCATATATAGCAGCTTAGCTTTTTTTGCAATTATAAGGAATTATACTGACGTTATTAATGCTTGGGTTTTTCCGGAATTAAAACCTTCCTTTATTATGATTACATTGATGATTCTGGTAGTGTATGCCTTTACTGCAGGTCTTCGGACAATAATCGGGATATGTTTTTTTAGCTTTTTTTTAGGATTGTGGATTCCTGTTGCGCTAATCATTCCATTGAATTATGCTAACGTAAATTATTTATTGCCTGTATTTAGCGCTGATTTAGTTGAACTACTTAAAGGGGCCTATTACATGACCTTTACCGTAGCGGGATTTGAAGTGATTCATACACTTTATCCGTTTATTAAGGAAAAAGAAAAAGCAAAAAAATATGTTTCTTTAGGGTTATTTTTTACAATGTTTCTGTATTTGTTTGTCATGATTGTCACATTAACTTTTTTTAGTGGGGAACAGCTTGAGCGTACAATCTGGGCAACATTGTCGCTCTTTAGTAATATTCGTCTTCCTTTTCTTGAAAGGATTGAACTGATTACTGTCTGTTTTTGGATGATTGTAATATTACCGAATCTCTGTTTATATGCATGGTCGGCTTTCAGGGGAATGAAAAGGATTGCCAATATTTCAGAAATGAAATTTATTTTAGGCATGTTTTCTTTAATATTTATCGGATCTTTCTTCATTGAAACAAGAAGTGAAATCTATGAATTCAACAACAAGTTTGGATATATGGCATTTATTATTGTGCTGATTTATCCGATGGTTCTGTATTTAATAGCTTATATAAAAAATTCAGTCTCCAGACAGAGAGCCGGAAAGGAATGA
- a CDS encoding RNA methyltransferase, which yields MKRIESTQNALVKHWKKLVTQRKEREKTEEYIVEGFHLVEEALKHKDQIVQIIVRDGVDLPLLWAIDEVVLVDVNDAVSKEIAETENSQGVFAHCKQRQISVDEQFNWRKVLLVDAVQDPGNIGTMIRTADAAGIDAVILGKGSVDAFNPKSLRSAQGSHFHIPVVRGDLMEWVENLQADGIRVYGTSLDESISYKEVEPSDSFALIVGNEGSGINPQILAKTDQNIIIPILGGAESLNVAVATGILLYAFVK from the coding sequence ATGAAAAGAATCGAATCGACACAAAATGCGCTAGTGAAGCATTGGAAAAAGCTTGTAACACAACGAAAAGAACGTGAAAAAACAGAAGAATATATAGTAGAAGGCTTTCATTTAGTGGAAGAAGCGTTAAAGCATAAAGACCAAATCGTGCAAATTATTGTGCGTGATGGTGTTGATCTACCATTATTATGGGCAATAGATGAAGTGGTATTAGTAGACGTAAATGATGCAGTCTCAAAAGAAATTGCGGAAACTGAAAATTCTCAAGGGGTGTTTGCCCATTGTAAGCAGCGCCAAATTTCTGTAGATGAACAATTTAATTGGCGCAAAGTACTTTTAGTCGATGCGGTTCAAGATCCGGGAAATATCGGCACAATGATCCGTACTGCAGATGCAGCAGGAATTGATGCAGTTATTTTAGGGAAGGGCAGTGTCGATGCATTTAATCCGAAATCATTGCGTTCTGCACAAGGCTCCCATTTCCATATTCCAGTCGTGCGTGGTGACTTGATGGAATGGGTGGAAAACCTGCAGGCTGATGGTATCCGTGTATATGGCACTTCATTGGATGAATCGATTTCATACAAAGAAGTGGAACCAAGTGATTCATTTGCTTTAATTGTGGGTAATGAAGGGAGTGGCATTAATCCGCAAATTTTGGCAAAAACAGACCAGAACATCATCATACCAATTTTAGGCGGGGCAGAATCACTGAATGTTGCAGTGGCAACAGGAATTTTATTGTATGCATTTGTAAAATAA
- the sspI gene encoding small acid-soluble spore protein SspI, producing MDFQIRQAITANVMGSDAAEFQDIVNDAIARGEEHLLPGLGVFLEKWWNGASESERNEFSQKLAKQFVS from the coding sequence ATGGATTTTCAAATTCGACAAGCAATTACGGCCAATGTAATGGGCTCAGATGCCGCGGAGTTTCAGGATATCGTCAATGATGCTATTGCACGGGGCGAGGAACATTTACTTCCAGGCCTTGGCGTATTCCTGGAAAAATGGTGGAACGGTGCAAGCGAAAGTGAGCGAAACGAGTTTTCACAAAAACTGGCAAAACAATTTGTCAGCTAA
- the argF gene encoding ornithine carbamoyltransferase — protein sequence MKLLEEVQLKPVESLQGKDLLTLLDYTSEEVKQLLELATQLKTITKAGKCPRLLEGKTLGMIFEKSSTRTRVSFEVGMQQLGGYGMYMNARDMQIGRGEPISDTGRVLSGYLDGIMIRANSHTMVEELADNASIPVINGLTDLDHPCQALADLETIAENKGELKGLKIAYVGDGNNVAHALIVAAAHVGMHVAVATPPGYECDARIIEKAQVIASRNGSTVIVTNDPVAAVTNADAVYADVWTSMGQEEETQKRLKDFAKYQINDELVAHAKPDYMFLHCLPAHREEEVATSVIDGPNSYIFEQAENRLHAQKAVLVSLLA from the coding sequence ATGAAGTTATTAGAAGAGGTGCAATTAAAGCCCGTTGAAAGTTTACAAGGAAAAGACTTATTAACACTGCTTGACTATACGAGTGAAGAAGTGAAACAACTGCTTGAACTTGCGACACAGTTGAAAACAATAACGAAGGCAGGCAAATGTCCACGATTATTGGAAGGTAAAACACTCGGCATGATCTTTGAGAAAAGCTCAACTCGTACACGGGTATCGTTTGAAGTAGGGATGCAGCAGCTTGGGGGATATGGCATGTATATGAATGCGCGCGATATGCAAATTGGCCGTGGTGAACCAATCTCCGATACAGGAAGAGTATTGTCAGGTTATTTGGACGGAATTATGATCCGTGCCAACTCCCATACGATGGTTGAAGAATTGGCTGATAACGCATCGATTCCGGTCATTAATGGTTTAACGGATCTTGATCATCCATGTCAGGCATTAGCTGATCTTGAAACAATTGCCGAAAATAAAGGGGAATTGAAAGGGTTAAAAATCGCTTATGTAGGCGATGGCAATAATGTAGCACATGCGCTCATCGTTGCCGCAGCACATGTTGGGATGCATGTAGCAGTCGCAACACCACCAGGTTACGAGTGTGATGCACGTATTATTGAAAAAGCACAAGTAATTGCTTCTCGTAACGGCAGTACAGTTATCGTAACAAATGACCCAGTGGCAGCTGTTACAAATGCAGATGCCGTTTATGCAGATGTATGGACATCTATGGGGCAGGAAGAAGAAACGCAAAAACGATTGAAGGATTTTGCGAAATACCAGATTAATGATGAATTGGTAGCCCATGCAAAGCCGGATTATATGTTCCTTCATTGTTTACCTGCACATCGAGAGGAAGAAGTTGCGACGTCAGTTATTGACGGTCCAAATTCTTATATATTTGAGCAAGCAGAAAATCGCCTGCATGCACAAAAAGCAGTTTTAGTATCATTATTAGCGTAA
- the qoxC gene encoding cytochrome aa3 quinol oxidase subunit III has product MGKVNNNVPLEYSTEENNLKIFGFWTFLGAEIMLFGTLFASYFVLEGRTGNGPTGAEIFEIGPVLAETFILLASSFTIGLAIHAMRLGSKKATLSFMGITLFLGAAFISVEIYEFVHYVHVGAGITTSAFTSALLTTLGTHGLHVTFGLFWGIFIMIQIAKRGLNAVTAGKTFVFSLYWHFLDVVWIFIFSFIYLKGMM; this is encoded by the coding sequence ATGGGTAAAGTTAATAACAATGTTCCATTGGAATATTCAACAGAGGAAAATAACCTGAAAATCTTCGGATTCTGGACTTTCCTAGGTGCGGAAATTATGTTATTCGGTACATTATTCGCATCATACTTTGTTCTAGAAGGTCGTACAGGTAATGGTCCAACTGGTGCTGAGATTTTTGAAATCGGTCCAGTATTAGCAGAGACATTCATTCTTTTAGCATCAAGTTTTACAATCGGTTTAGCCATTCATGCAATGCGTCTAGGCAGTAAAAAAGCGACATTGTCGTTTATGGGTATTACATTATTCCTTGGTGCAGCGTTCATTTCTGTAGAAATTTACGAATTTGTACACTATGTACATGTTGGTGCAGGTATTACGACAAGTGCCTTCACATCTGCTTTATTAACAACGTTAGGAACACACGGTCTTCACGTAACATTCGGTTTATTCTGGGGAATCTTCATTATGATCCAAATCGCTAAACGTGGACTTAACGCAGTAACAGCAGGGAAAACATTTGTATTCTCACTATACTGGCACTTCCTGGATGTTGTTTGGATCTTCATCTTCAGTTTCATTTACTTGAAAGGAATGATGTAA
- a CDS encoding Ger(x)C family spore germination protein, translated as MKKFIIVIAFTFMLGGCAEQKILENISLTTLVGYELEDEGDLTFIAVIRQVNQDLESRVEIQSATAATSKWARTKIDLKTSKITGSGQLRVALFGENLAKEGLDHNLHILKMSAEISNATYLAIVEGDIKELLEYQYKNITDIGQHIYQLIQQNIEHHHALSSTLHEVNRDKYSLVKSYALPVIKKEEENIVISGMALFKDSKVVGQISADDTMFIMMIREGTHNGTLQLELPESTLDGITENPFDELAVAIDSIDSKPVLRLVDPSVPEFDLTIKMECRLREINTDIIVDDPETIKKLEKEINHKIESEIKQIIKYSQDVNSDIFNFGERFRARVRNVIVDKEKWYELYPQMKVNVKVESQIVRDGVFQ; from the coding sequence ATGAAAAAATTCATTATAGTAATCGCTTTTACATTTATGTTAGGTGGCTGTGCAGAACAGAAAATTTTAGAAAATATAAGTTTAACGACATTGGTCGGGTATGAATTGGAAGATGAAGGGGATCTGACTTTCATAGCTGTAATTCGACAAGTTAATCAAGATTTGGAAAGCCGTGTAGAGATACAATCTGCAACAGCTGCGACAAGTAAGTGGGCACGCACTAAAATTGACTTAAAAACATCTAAAATAACTGGTTCAGGTCAATTGAGGGTTGCCTTGTTCGGTGAAAACTTGGCCAAAGAAGGGTTGGACCACAATCTGCACATTTTAAAAATGAGTGCTGAAATTAGTAATGCTACCTATTTAGCCATTGTTGAAGGTGATATAAAAGAGTTACTGGAATACCAGTACAAAAATATAACGGATATTGGGCAGCATATTTACCAGTTAATCCAGCAAAATATTGAACATCATCATGCGCTGTCATCAACTCTTCATGAAGTGAATAGAGATAAATACTCTTTAGTAAAAAGCTATGCCCTTCCAGTAATCAAAAAAGAAGAAGAAAATATTGTCATCTCAGGAATGGCACTTTTTAAAGACAGCAAAGTTGTCGGTCAGATTTCTGCTGACGATACAATGTTTATAATGATGATCAGAGAAGGCACTCATAATGGAACACTACAATTAGAATTGCCTGAATCAACGCTGGATGGCATAACTGAAAACCCGTTTGATGAATTGGCTGTAGCGATTGATTCCATTGATTCGAAGCCCGTACTTAGACTTGTGGATCCATCAGTACCTGAATTTGATCTAACGATAAAAATGGAATGCCGTTTAAGAGAAATAAATACGGATATAATTGTAGATGATCCGGAAACAATAAAAAAACTTGAAAAGGAAATCAATCATAAAATCGAAAGCGAGATAAAGCAAATTATTAAGTACAGTCAAGATGTGAATTCGGATATATTTAACTTTGGTGAGCGTTTTAGAGCAAGGGTACGCAATGTGATAGTCGATAAAGAAAAATGGTATGAGTTATATCCGCAAATGAAAGTGAATGTTAAAGTGGAATCACAAATTGTACGCGATGGTGTGTTTCAATAA
- the pheS gene encoding phenylalanine--tRNA ligase subunit alpha yields MEQQLKQLEQEALAKIADAADLKALNEVRVAYLGKKGPITDLLKGMGKLSAEERPKMGALVNTVRENVTAELEKKVAVLEEAAILAQLENESIDVTLPGAKVRAGNRHLLTRVIEEIEDLFLGMGYEIVEGPEVEKDYYNFEAMNLPKGHPARDMQDSFYISEETLLRTHTSPVQARTMEAKKGEPIRVICPGKVFRRDTDDATHSHQFMQIEGLVIGENIRMSDLKGTLDALAKKMFGAEREIRLRPSFFPFTEPSVEVDVSCHKCSGKGCNVCKQTGWIEILGAGMVHPNVLEMAGYDSTKLSGFAFGIGAERIAMLKYGVDDIRHFYTNDTRFLSQFHQAEV; encoded by the coding sequence ATGGAACAACAATTAAAGCAATTGGAACAAGAAGCATTAGCCAAAATTGCCGATGCAGCGGACTTAAAAGCATTAAACGAAGTTCGTGTTGCATACTTAGGTAAAAAAGGACCGATCACGGACTTATTAAAAGGGATGGGGAAACTTTCTGCAGAAGAACGCCCGAAAATGGGTGCCCTCGTTAACACTGTACGCGAAAATGTAACAGCAGAACTTGAAAAGAAAGTTGCAGTACTAGAAGAAGCAGCAATTTTAGCACAGCTTGAAAACGAATCAATCGATGTTACGTTACCAGGCGCAAAAGTGCGTGCAGGTAACCGTCACCTGTTAACACGTGTAATCGAAGAAATCGAAGACCTTTTCCTAGGAATGGGCTACGAAATCGTAGAAGGTCCGGAAGTAGAAAAAGACTACTATAACTTTGAAGCGATGAACTTGCCTAAAGGTCACCCGGCTCGTGACATGCAGGATTCATTCTATATTTCAGAGGAAACATTATTACGTACACATACATCACCAGTGCAGGCACGTACAATGGAAGCCAAAAAAGGCGAACCAATCCGTGTGATCTGCCCAGGTAAAGTATTCCGTCGTGACACAGATGATGCGACTCACTCACACCAATTCATGCAAATTGAAGGTCTTGTGATCGGTGAAAACATCCGCATGTCTGACCTTAAAGGTACACTTGATGCATTAGCAAAGAAAATGTTTGGAGCAGAACGCGAAATCCGTCTTCGTCCATCATTCTTCCCATTCACTGAGCCATCTGTAGAAGTAGACGTTTCTTGTCATAAATGCTCAGGAAAAGGCTGTAATGTATGTAAACAAACTGGCTGGATCGAAATCTTAGGTGCCGGTATGGTACACCCGAACGTACTTGAAATGGCTGGCTACGATTCAACTAAGCTTTCAGGTTTCGCTTTCGGTATCGGTGCAGAACGAATCGCAATGTTAAAATACGGTGTGGATGATATTCGTCATTTCTATACAAATGACACACGCTTCTTATCACAATTCCACCAGGCAGAAGTGTAA
- a CDS encoding SRPBCC domain-containing protein, with protein MPNAIHTVQLPLSNDVIWNFLKDYNNWAPLIPGYIEHEAQHDTQFTWTLLADLGFTKKKIILQVDITDSIEPSDVKFNIKGLSDNFDGNGYFNITAGNNESAQVTGSLDLSAGGFMGMMINPVLESFVPKATTDLTNSIETKLTALHDVK; from the coding sequence ATGCCGAACGCTATCCATACAGTGCAATTACCATTATCAAACGATGTAATATGGAATTTTCTAAAGGATTACAACAATTGGGCCCCATTAATCCCAGGCTATATCGAGCATGAAGCACAACATGATACACAGTTCACTTGGACTTTACTTGCAGATTTAGGATTTACGAAAAAAAAGATTATCCTTCAAGTCGATATTACGGATTCTATTGAGCCAAGTGATGTAAAATTTAACATTAAAGGCTTATCGGACAACTTTGACGGTAACGGCTATTTTAATATTACTGCCGGTAATAACGAATCCGCTCAAGTTACAGGAAGCCTTGATCTCTCCGCGGGCGGTTTTATGGGGATGATGATCAACCCAGTGTTGGAAAGTTTCGTACCTAAAGCGACGACTGATTTGACGAATTCAATTGAGACAAAGCTAACTGCCCTTCATGACGTAAAATAA
- the qoxD gene encoding cytochrome aa3 quinol oxidase subunit IV, whose protein sequence is MAKFFPKGQIMGFVFSLILTVIAMLVYFTDMSFATGMIILLVTAFIQAGLQFIVFMHAGETNDKWAIYSNIVYGIGLVLLTVLGSLLILLWDM, encoded by the coding sequence ATGGCTAAGTTCTTCCCAAAAGGCCAAATTATGGGCTTCGTATTTTCACTGATTTTAACAGTGATTGCAATGCTTGTTTACTTCACAGATATGTCATTCGCAACTGGAATGATTATTCTATTAGTAACAGCATTCATTCAAGCTGGTTTACAGTTTATTGTCTTCATGCACGCTGGTGAAACAAATGACAAGTGGGCTATCTACTCGAATATCGTTTACGGAATCGGTTTAGTATTATTGACTGTTTTAGGTTCTTTATTAATCCTTCTTTGGGATATGTAA
- the qoxB gene encoding cytochrome aa3 quinol oxidase subunit I, with translation MSEFFAQFAVPHPSTLIYIAMASIVLGSIALVAIVTYFKLWGYLWREWITTVDHKKIGIMYLITALVMLFRGGVDAVMMRLQLAVPDNGFLDAQHYNEVFTTHGVVMILFMAMPFITFFFNFLVPLQIGARDVAFPRLNNLAFWLFFMGMGLFNISFIVGGSPDAGWTSYFPLADNEFSTSVGTNYYMLALQIAGLGTLMTGINFITTIMKMRAPGMTLFKMPMFTWSALIANLIIVFAFPVLTVALAMGTMDRLWDTKFFAIGDGGMDMLWANLFWVWGHPEVYILILPAFGIFSEVISTFARRNLYGYTSMVWSMILISVFSFAVWTHHFFTMGQGAFTNSIFSITTMAIAIPTGVKIFNWLFTLYKGKIVVTTPMLYALHFIPLFTLGGVTGVMLAMSAADYQYHNTMFLVAHFHNVIIPGVVYAMLAGLTFYWPKMFGFMLNERLGKATVWVMSIGFVLSFIPMYITGLDGQARRMYTYSDAAGFSTLNMVSFVGAGIMSVSFLMLVWNIWYSFKNSPRDIGSDPWDARGLEWATHTPIPHYNFAITPDVTDATSEAFWDSKKNGVKLFKGEIKDIHMPNNSGQTFILSVFFFIGGFALVFSMFTLAIISLIGILACMGYRSLEDDHGYHIHKEEVELIEKKYEKEGGAK, from the coding sequence ATGTCGGAATTCTTTGCACAGTTTGCAGTTCCACACCCAAGCACATTAATTTATATCGCAATGGCTTCTATCGTTTTAGGGTCAATCGCGTTAGTAGCAATCGTTACTTATTTTAAATTGTGGGGCTACTTATGGCGTGAATGGATTACAACTGTTGACCATAAAAAAATTGGTATCATGTATTTAATCACCGCTTTAGTTATGCTTTTCCGCGGCGGTGTCGATGCCGTAATGATGCGTTTACAGTTAGCTGTTCCAGATAACGGTTTCTTAGACGCACAGCACTATAACGAAGTATTTACAACACACGGAGTAGTCATGATTTTATTCATGGCAATGCCATTCATTACATTCTTCTTTAACTTTTTAGTACCATTACAAATCGGGGCACGTGACGTAGCGTTCCCACGCTTAAACAACTTGGCATTCTGGTTATTCTTCATGGGGATGGGATTATTCAATATCTCATTCATCGTTGGTGGATCTCCTGATGCTGGATGGACTTCATATTTCCCGTTAGCGGATAATGAGTTCAGTACATCGGTTGGTACAAACTATTACATGCTTGCACTGCAAATTGCGGGTCTTGGTACGTTAATGACAGGTATTAACTTCATTACGACTATCATGAAAATGCGTGCTCCAGGTATGACATTATTTAAAATGCCAATGTTCACTTGGTCTGCACTTATTGCAAACTTAATCATCGTATTTGCATTCCCAGTATTGACAGTAGCTTTAGCTATGGGTACGATGGATCGTCTATGGGATACAAAATTCTTCGCTATCGGCGACGGTGGTATGGACATGCTTTGGGCCAACCTATTCTGGGTTTGGGGTCACCCTGAAGTATATATCTTAATTTTACCGGCATTCGGTATTTTCTCTGAAGTAATTTCGACATTCGCACGTCGTAACTTATATGGTTACACGTCAATGGTTTGGTCAATGATCTTAATTTCAGTATTCTCGTTCGCTGTATGGACTCACCACTTCTTTACAATGGGTCAAGGTGCATTCACGAACTCGATCTTCTCGATCACAACAATGGCAATTGCGATCCCAACAGGGGTTAAAATTTTCAACTGGTTATTTACACTTTATAAAGGGAAAATTGTTGTTACAACACCAATGTTGTATGCATTACACTTCATTCCTTTATTCACATTAGGTGGTGTAACAGGGGTTATGCTTGCGATGTCAGCAGCGGACTACCAATACCACAACACAATGTTCTTAGTAGCTCACTTCCATAACGTAATCATCCCTGGTGTTGTTTACGCGATGTTAGCAGGTTTAACATTCTATTGGCCAAAAATGTTCGGTTTCATGTTAAACGAGCGTCTAGGTAAAGCTACAGTTTGGGTAATGTCTATTGGTTTCGTACTTTCATTCATTCCAATGTATATCACTGGTTTAGATGGTCAAGCACGTCGTATGTACACATATTCTGATGCGGCTGGTTTCAGTACATTAAACATGGTATCGTTCGTCGGTGCCGGAATCATGTCTGTTTCATTCTTAATGCTAGTATGGAACATTTGGTACAGTTTCAAAAACTCTCCACGCGACATTGGTTCAGATCCATGGGATGCACGTGGTCTTGAGTGGGCGACACATACGCCAATTCCACATTATAACTTTGCAATTACTCCAGACGTAACTGATGCAACTTCAGAAGCATTCTGGGATTCTAAGAAAAACGGCGTAAAGTTATTCAAAGGTGAAATTAAAGATATTCACATGCCAAATAACTCAGGTCAAACATTTATCTTATCAGTATTCTTCTTCATCGGTGGTTTCGCTCTAGTATTCAGTATGTTTACTTTAGCTATCATCAGCTTAATCGGTATTTTAGCTTGTATGGGTTACCGTTCTCTAGAAGACGACCATGGCTACCATATCCATAAAGAAGAGGTAGAATTAATCGAGAAAAAATATGAAAAAGAAGGAGGTGCGAAATAA
- the qoxA gene encoding cytochrome aa3 quinol oxidase subunit II has translation MKVNMKGTLLSFMGLGAILLAGCNDKLAVLDPKGPQAQRQADDTMLLIYLMSGIVLTVLAILVFMLVKYRASKQSPDYEPPHIHGHWLVETIMIGIPVIIVIFLSFVSVKSNYIVENVPQEYEDQEPLVIYASSSNWKWHFSYPEQGIETVNYLYIPAGRAIEFKLYSYGPITSFWIPQLGGQKYAMADMVTTLHLAADNPGEFWGRNANFSGRGTAENIFDVTALTQTEFDEWVTEVHETAAPLTEEKFDELLEPGHLGKQTYTGTHLEFSPAPEHNHESSDEEDEEDHSSH, from the coding sequence ATGAAAGTAAATATGAAGGGAACATTACTCTCTTTCATGGGACTAGGTGCTATCCTATTAGCAGGCTGTAACGATAAGTTAGCAGTACTTGATCCTAAAGGTCCTCAAGCTCAAAGACAAGCCGATGACACAATGTTATTAATTTACCTAATGTCAGGGATTGTTCTAACAGTATTAGCAATTTTGGTATTTATGTTAGTTAAATACCGTGCATCAAAACAAAGTCCAGATTACGAGCCACCGCATATTCATGGTCACTGGCTTGTAGAAACAATTATGATTGGTATTCCTGTTATCATCGTTATTTTCTTATCATTTGTTTCTGTTAAGAGTAACTACATTGTTGAGAATGTTCCTCAAGAATATGAAGATCAGGAACCTTTAGTTATTTATGCTTCATCATCTAACTGGAAATGGCACTTCAGCTATCCAGAACAAGGTATTGAAACAGTAAACTACCTATACATTCCTGCTGGACGTGCAATTGAATTCAAACTTTATTCTTACGGTCCAATTACAAGTTTCTGGATTCCACAACTTGGTGGTCAGAAATACGCAATGGCAGACATGGTAACAACATTACACTTAGCTGCAGATAACCCAGGCGAATTCTGGGGACGTAACGCGAACTTCTCAGGTCGTGGTACAGCAGAAAATATTTTTGATGTAACAGCATTAACTCAAACTGAATTTGACGAATGGGTAACAGAAGTTCATGAAACGGCTGCTCCATTAACAGAAGAGAAGTTTGACGAATTATTAGAGCCAGGTCATCTTGGTAAACAAACTTATACTGGTACACATCTAGAGTTCTCACCAGCTCCAGAACACAACCATGAATCTTCAGACGAAGAAGATGAAGAGGATCATTCTTCACATTAA